One genomic segment of Gaiellales bacterium includes these proteins:
- a CDS encoding FAD-dependent oxidoreductase, translating into MRLAILGGGPAGYAAATAAAHLGAEVTLIEDNQLGGNCTMTDAIPSKTLLTTADAMQKITQAEEEGVDFARGFPEVNLRRTLARARAVALHQSRGVRERMDGMNVRVLPGHGVVTGANSLIAHVEDQRIEVPWDALLVCTGASPFVPPFTRPDARRVLTTRQVFELRALPEHLLVLGAGPTGCEFADFFSRCGSRVTLISARDQILPNDDADLAEVLEEVFLNRGMDVIKNGRAAAVDTEESSCVRLVLEDGRELDGSHLLLCIGMRPNTTELGLENAGVTLGERGSLAIDEFCRTNVENVYACGDVTGQIMLANTAAMHGRTAAMHALGVHVDPVSYTGVAWCVFTRPEIAKAGISERQARIDGTPVSITKHLIRANPRAVMESETDGLIKLLSDPDDGTVLGGAMVGLRASEVITTVALAVHAKLNVQALAETAAVNPSMSESLQRTAEKAAEGMLGVSRVTLSS; encoded by the coding sequence GCGGGCTATGCCGCCGCCACGGCCGCCGCGCACCTCGGCGCGGAGGTGACGCTGATCGAGGACAACCAGCTCGGCGGCAACTGCACGATGACGGATGCGATCCCGTCGAAGACGCTGCTGACGACCGCCGATGCCATGCAGAAGATCACGCAGGCGGAGGAGGAGGGCGTCGACTTCGCGCGCGGGTTCCCGGAGGTCAACCTCCGCCGCACGCTGGCCCGGGCCCGCGCCGTGGCGCTCCACCAGAGCCGCGGCGTCCGCGAGCGCATGGACGGGATGAACGTGCGCGTCCTCCCCGGCCACGGCGTCGTCACCGGCGCGAACAGCCTGATCGCGCACGTCGAGGACCAGCGGATCGAGGTGCCGTGGGACGCGCTGCTGGTCTGCACGGGTGCCTCGCCGTTCGTGCCGCCGTTCACCCGCCCCGACGCGCGCCGGGTGCTCACGACCCGGCAGGTGTTCGAGCTGCGCGCGCTCCCCGAGCACCTGCTGGTGCTCGGCGCCGGACCGACCGGCTGCGAGTTCGCTGACTTCTTCTCGCGCTGCGGGTCGCGCGTCACGCTGATCTCGGCCCGGGACCAGATCCTTCCCAACGACGACGCGGACCTGGCCGAGGTGCTCGAGGAGGTGTTTCTCAACCGTGGGATGGACGTGATCAAGAACGGCCGCGCGGCAGCCGTGGACACGGAGGAGAGCAGCTGCGTCCGGCTGGTGCTCGAGGACGGCCGCGAGCTGGACGGATCGCACCTACTGCTCTGCATCGGCATGCGGCCGAACACGACCGAGCTCGGCCTCGAGAACGCCGGCGTCACGCTGGGCGAGCGGGGCTCGCTGGCGATCGACGAGTTCTGCCGCACGAACGTCGAGAACGTCTACGCGTGCGGCGACGTCACGGGCCAGATCATGCTCGCCAACACCGCCGCGATGCACGGGCGCACCGCCGCCATGCATGCGCTCGGCGTGCATGTCGACCCCGTCAGCTACACCGGCGTTGCGTGGTGCGTGTTCACCCGGCCCGAGATCGCCAAGGCGGGCATCTCCGAGCGGCAGGCGCGCATCGACGGCACGCCGGTCAGCATCACCAAGCACCTGATCCGCGCAAACCCGCGCGCGGTCATGGAGAGCGAGACGGACGGGCTGATCAAGCTGCTGTCCGACCCCGACGACGGCACGGTGCTCGGCGGGGCCATGGTCGGCCTGCGCGCGTCGGAGGTGATCACGACGGTCGCTCTCGCGGTGCACGCCAAGCTGAACGTCCAGGCGCTGGCCGAGACGGCTGCGGTCAACCCGTCGATGTCCGAGAGCCTGCAGCGCACGGCCGAGAAGGCCGCCGAGGGCATGCTCGGCGTCTCGCGGGTCACGCTGTCGAGCTGA
- a CDS encoding MBL fold metallo-hydrolase, whose protein sequence is MLAWTVLGGSPAWPNPGQAASGYLLESDERHVLVDCGSGIAQELRAADPRPLTDILITHFHADHWFDLVPLHYAFRYGSWRDRPKPRLHLPPGGRGVLDTVASVWDGSVETFEAAFDLSEYDPHEDLRLGDLHITFAPCLHYTTCYSVKVAAPDGVIVFSADTAPTERLARFAQGADLFVCEAALGDASNDSSERGHMDAAEAGREASRAGAKRLLLTHIPHEIGYDAVRERAAREYPGPIDLATPGLRIDV, encoded by the coding sequence GTGCTCGCCTGGACGGTGCTGGGCGGAAGCCCCGCCTGGCCGAATCCCGGGCAGGCGGCCAGCGGCTACCTGCTCGAGTCCGACGAGCGACACGTCCTGGTCGACTGCGGATCGGGGATCGCACAGGAGCTGCGCGCCGCCGACCCGCGGCCGCTGACCGACATCCTGATCACGCACTTCCACGCCGACCACTGGTTCGACCTGGTGCCGCTGCACTACGCGTTCCGCTACGGCAGCTGGAGGGACCGGCCGAAGCCCCGCCTGCATCTTCCACCGGGCGGGCGCGGGGTGCTCGACACCGTCGCGTCGGTATGGGACGGATCGGTGGAGACGTTCGAGGCGGCGTTCGACCTCTCCGAGTACGACCCGCACGAGGACCTGCGGCTGGGCGACCTGCACATCACGTTTGCGCCCTGCCTGCACTACACCACGTGCTACTCGGTCAAGGTCGCGGCGCCGGACGGCGTGATCGTCTTCTCGGCCGACACCGCGCCCACCGAGCGGCTCGCGCGCTTCGCGCAGGGCGCCGACCTGTTCGTCTGCGAGGCCGCGCTGGGGGATGCGTCGAACGACTCGAGCGAGCGCGGGCACATGGACGCGGCCGAGGCCGGCCGCGAGGCTTCCCGGGCCGGGGCCAAGCGGCTGCTGCTGACCCACATACCCCACGAGATCGGCTACGACGCGGTGCGTGAGCGCGCCGCGCGCGAGTACCCGGGCCCGATCGACCTGGCGACGCCCGGCCTGCGCATCGACGTCTGA
- a CDS encoding enoyl-ACP reductase has translation MTEGILEGKVALVAGVANKRSIAWAIAQALHGAGATLAFTYQGERLEDSVRKLAASVGSDVVVPCDVSDDASIDAAFGRLGERFGGIDVMAHSIAFAPAETFEGRFTDTSRPAFHTALDVSSYSMIAMARAAEPLMAPRGGGSMVTLTYMASERVFPKYNVMAVAKAALECSVRYLAYELGPAQIRVNALSAGPVRTLAAKGIPGFDEMESVIEQRSPLQRNIEAADVGNAALYLCSPLAAMVTGTTLYVDSGYHAMGM, from the coding sequence GTGACTGAGGGAATCCTCGAGGGCAAGGTCGCGCTCGTTGCCGGCGTCGCCAACAAACGGTCGATCGCCTGGGCGATCGCACAGGCGCTGCACGGCGCAGGCGCGACGCTCGCGTTCACCTACCAGGGCGAGCGGCTCGAGGACTCCGTCCGCAAGCTCGCAGCCTCGGTCGGATCGGACGTGGTCGTCCCCTGCGACGTGTCCGACGACGCCAGCATCGACGCCGCGTTCGGCCGCCTCGGGGAGCGGTTCGGCGGCATCGACGTGATGGCCCACTCGATCGCGTTCGCGCCCGCCGAGACGTTCGAGGGCCGCTTCACCGACACGTCGCGTCCCGCGTTCCACACGGCGCTCGACGTGTCGTCGTACTCGATGATCGCGATGGCGCGCGCGGCGGAGCCGCTGATGGCGCCGCGCGGCGGCGGGTCGATGGTCACCCTCACCTACATGGCGAGCGAGCGTGTGTTCCCCAAGTACAACGTGATGGCGGTGGCAAAGGCAGCGCTGGAATGCTCCGTTCGCTACCTGGCATACGAGCTCGGCCCCGCACAGATCCGCGTCAACGCCCTCTCGGCCGGTCCGGTGCGCACGCTTGCGGCGAAGGGCATCCCCGGGTTCGACGAGATGGAATCGGTGATCGAGCAGCGCTCGCCGCTTCAGCGGAACATCGAGGCGGCCGACGTCGGCAACGCGGCGCTGTACCTCTGCAGCCCGCTCGCCGCGATGGTCACCGGCACGACCCTCTACGTCGATTCCGGCTACCACGCGATGGGGATGTAG